The proteins below come from a single Mucilaginibacter mali genomic window:
- a CDS encoding IS110 family transposase, with amino-acid sequence MEAMGVYWYLLYDILLDAGLDVWLVDGRQTRQLPGRKTDVKDCQWIQQLHSYGLLNRCYMSEG; translated from the coding sequence ATGGAGGCGATGGGCGTTTACTGGTACCTGCTTTACGATATCCTTTTAGATGCAGGCTTAGATGTTTGGCTGGTGGATGGTCGCCAGACACGACAACTGCCCGGTAGAAAGACGGATGTTAAGGATTGCCAGTGGATACAGCAGTTGCATAGCTATGGTTTATTAAATCGCTGTTATATGTCTGAGGGATAG